In Sphingobacteriales bacterium, a single window of DNA contains:
- a CDS encoding succinate dehydrogenase cytochrome b subunit yields MSWFITAINSSIGKKLIMSFAGLFLIAFLLVHLGINLLVLLENNTYFNVAAHFMATNWVIKVFEVILFLGFLIHIIYALILQIQNWMARPVRYKIENLTSQTSFFSKYMIHTAVIILIFLVLHLFDFYLRSKLFEELPIDKISGKPDMAAWVEAEFKETSAVIIYVVSFLFLAFHLNHAFQSAFQTLGLNHNKWTPVIKFLGLLYSILVPAGFAFISLYIYFS; encoded by the coding sequence ATGAGTTGGTTTATTACTGCCATTAATTCCTCCATCGGGAAGAAGTTGATCATGTCATTTGCAGGTTTGTTTTTAATTGCCTTTTTACTGGTTCATCTGGGCATCAACCTGCTGGTATTGCTTGAAAATAACACATATTTCAATGTAGCTGCCCATTTCATGGCGACAAACTGGGTGATAAAAGTTTTTGAGGTAATCCTGTTTCTGGGTTTTCTGATTCACATCATTTACGCCCTTATTTTGCAGATACAAAACTGGATGGCTCGTCCGGTCAGATATAAGATTGAAAACCTGACCAGCCAGACTTCCTTCTTCTCAAAATACATGATACATACAGCCGTTATCATTTTGATTTTCCTTGTTTTACATTTGTTTGATTTTTATTTAAGGTCGAAATTGTTCGAAGAATTGCCTATTGATAAAATATCGGGAAAGCCCGACATGGCTGCATGGGTGGAAGCTGAATTCAAAGAAACAAGCGCTGTAATTATTTATGTGGTTTCCTTCTTATTCCTTGCATTTCATCTGAACCATGCCTTTCAGAGTGCTTTTCAGACATTGGGATTAAATCACAACAAGTGGACACCGGTGATCAAGTTTCTGGGACTTTTGTATTCCATTCTGGTACCGGCAGGTTTCGCTTTTATCTCTTTGTATATTTACTTTAGTTGA